From one Lysinibacillus sp. G4S2 genomic stretch:
- the aroA gene encoding 3-phosphoshikimate 1-carboxyvinyltransferase: MSEKVLQYDKPSLQGTLTIPGDKSVSHRSVMFGAIATGKTTVDGFLLGEDCLSTIDCFRKLGVKIEVEGTNVSIDSPGIDGWQEPTEVLYTGNSGTTTRLMLGILAGSNGHSVMTGDASIGKRPMRRVIDPLRQMGAHITGRADGQYTPLAIQGTTLRAIDYHMPVASAQVKSAILLAGLRAEGTTIVRETEVSRDHTERMLRQFGAKVDEVDGVISIKGGQTLTGTHVSVPGDISSAAFFLVAGAICEASEIMLKNVGINPTRDGIIEVLQKMGASMTLIPDEDSQSEPTATITIETSALKGTTIEGDIIPRLIDEIPILALLATQANGKTIIKDAEELKVKETDRITAVVDELKKLGANIEATEDGMIIEGPTPLRGASLKTYGDHRIGMMGAVAALITNGAVILDDAECIAVSYPPFFEHIEEVK, translated from the coding sequence ATGAGTGAAAAAGTATTACAATATGATAAGCCTTCCTTACAAGGGACTTTAACGATTCCTGGTGATAAATCTGTTTCTCACCGTTCCGTTATGTTTGGAGCTATTGCAACGGGTAAAACGACAGTTGACGGCTTTTTATTAGGTGAGGATTGTTTAAGTACAATTGATTGTTTCCGAAAGCTCGGTGTTAAAATTGAAGTGGAAGGAACAAATGTATCGATCGACAGTCCGGGTATAGATGGGTGGCAAGAACCTACAGAAGTACTATACACAGGAAACTCTGGTACGACGACACGCTTAATGCTAGGGATTTTAGCTGGTTCTAATGGTCACTCAGTAATGACAGGGGATGCGTCTATTGGAAAGCGACCAATGCGCCGTGTGATTGATCCATTACGTCAAATGGGTGCACACATTACTGGAAGGGCAGATGGACAATACACGCCATTAGCCATTCAAGGTACAACATTACGAGCTATAGATTATCATATGCCTGTTGCGAGTGCACAGGTGAAGTCAGCTATTTTACTTGCAGGTTTACGTGCTGAGGGTACTACAATTGTTCGAGAAACTGAAGTATCTCGAGATCATACTGAGAGAATGCTTCGTCAATTTGGAGCAAAGGTTGATGAGGTGGATGGTGTTATTTCAATAAAAGGAGGGCAAACTCTAACGGGGACGCATGTTTCTGTTCCAGGTGATATTTCATCTGCTGCCTTTTTCTTAGTTGCAGGAGCTATCTGTGAAGCTAGTGAAATAATGCTAAAAAATGTCGGAATTAACCCAACACGAGATGGGATCATCGAAGTGCTTCAAAAAATGGGTGCATCTATGACACTTATTCCGGATGAAGATAGTCAATCAGAGCCGACAGCAACAATTACAATTGAAACGTCAGCATTAAAAGGCACTACAATCGAGGGAGATATTATTCCTCGTCTTATCGATGAAATCCCGATCCTTGCTTTATTAGCAACGCAGGCAAATGGAAAAACTATTATTAAGGATGCCGAGGAGTTAAAAGTAAAGGAAACAGACCGGATAACGGCTGTAGTGGATGAATTGAAAAAACTAGGCGCTAATATTGAAGCAACCGAGGATGGAATGATTATTGAAGGACCAACACCATTACGAGGCGCTAGTCTTAAAACCTATGGTGATCATCGTATTGGAATGATGGGCGCTGTTGCAGCACTAATAACAAATGGAGCAGTAATTTTAGATGACGCAGAATGTATAGCGGTTTCTTACCCACCGTTTTTCGAGCATATAGAGGAAGTAAAGTAA
- a CDS encoding tetratricopeptide repeat protein — translation MTVNNAMTEMMQALEQGDLALIEQLLESFLMKELPEEIYALAEVFMQYGYMKEADRVLDHLQFLFPEEAQLKIDRANVLMELGNEDEALDFLLEIEETSPEYPQALLVLADYYQMQGLFEVAEMRINEALALLPEEPLLHFAKAELLFETGRFLEAARLYEELYGQQIEFAGVSLVERLAEVYRAGAAYETALEYYFKALEDEVKPDILFGAAYSAFQSQKFEMAIKQLEELKELDPDYFSAYLLLAESYAMIEDNKKAYAAIMEGLKRDEYDKALYLFAGKMALKTGLPAEGEQHLREAIALDPEYMEAVLALISVLAQQERYEDVVELFETLQQNDFEWSTLYPFAAEAYENLELYDRAYEFYHLAYNDFKEDAAFLEKYVYFLLEEGKRLEAKEVLRQLITIQPGELEWQEKLETLEFE, via the coding sequence ATGACTGTGAACAATGCGATGACTGAAATGATGCAAGCACTTGAACAAGGGGACTTAGCATTAATTGAACAGCTACTTGAATCATTTTTAATGAAGGAGTTACCCGAGGAAATCTATGCGCTAGCTGAAGTTTTTATGCAGTATGGGTATATGAAGGAAGCAGACCGTGTGCTGGATCATTTACAATTTTTATTCCCAGAAGAGGCACAGTTAAAAATTGATCGTGCAAATGTTTTAATGGAACTTGGCAATGAAGATGAAGCTTTAGATTTTTTATTAGAAATAGAGGAGACTTCTCCAGAATATCCTCAAGCATTATTAGTATTGGCGGATTATTATCAAATGCAAGGATTATTTGAAGTAGCAGAAATGCGCATCAATGAGGCGTTAGCTTTATTACCAGAGGAGCCATTATTACATTTTGCTAAAGCAGAACTCTTATTTGAAACTGGTCGTTTTTTAGAGGCTGCGAGACTATATGAGGAATTGTATGGACAACAAATAGAATTTGCAGGGGTAAGTCTTGTTGAACGACTTGCTGAGGTGTATCGTGCAGGAGCTGCCTATGAAACAGCTTTAGAGTACTATTTTAAGGCACTTGAGGATGAAGTAAAGCCAGATATTTTATTTGGTGCAGCATATTCAGCTTTCCAGTCACAAAAATTTGAAATGGCCATTAAACAATTAGAGGAATTAAAAGAATTAGATCCTGATTATTTTTCTGCCTATTTATTGCTAGCTGAAAGTTATGCCATGATTGAGGACAATAAAAAAGCATATGCTGCCATTATGGAAGGATTAAAGCGTGACGAATACGATAAGGCCCTATACTTATTCGCTGGTAAAATGGCTTTAAAAACTGGTTTGCCAGCTGAGGGCGAGCAGCATCTACGTGAAGCCATTGCGTTAGATCCTGAATACATGGAGGCAGTGTTAGCATTAATCTCTGTGTTGGCACAGCAAGAGCGTTATGAGGATGTAGTAGAATTATTTGAAACGTTACAACAAAATGATTTTGAATGGAGCACATTATACCCATTTGCTGCGGAGGCATATGAAAATTTAGAATTGTACGACCGTGCATACGAATTTTACCATTTGGCATATAATGATTTTAAGGAAGACGCAGCATTTTTAGAAAAATACGTTTATTTCTTATTAGAGGAAGGGAAGCGTTTAGAAGCTAAAGAAGTACTCCGTCAATTAATAACTATTCAGCCAGGTGAACTAGAGTGGCAAGAGAAGTTAGAAACCTTAGAATTTGAGTAA
- a CDS encoding ReoY family proteolytic degradation factor: MTASVSVVDKKAFVRWFLKNYQLKRRECVWILNYLLSNDELLKRIRFVEEAHYCPRAMVMSTVDSTGVPFRFYKGNVMTADAEKSFHDLRLHEHEDMYIQLNFPNVPPSAQYLAVLEENPYMPEALIVSEKDRLLAEELLSNSLLVFQEEKLLAQIDEALDQGDEERFYELSNLLQALKETANLR; the protein is encoded by the coding sequence ATGACTGCTTCTGTATCAGTTGTCGATAAAAAAGCATTTGTTAGATGGTTTTTAAAAAATTATCAATTGAAACGTCGTGAGTGTGTATGGATTTTGAATTACTTATTAAGCAATGATGAGTTATTAAAACGAATTCGATTTGTTGAAGAAGCTCATTATTGCCCTAGAGCAATGGTAATGTCAACTGTTGACTCAACAGGTGTGCCATTTCGTTTTTACAAAGGCAATGTAATGACAGCAGATGCTGAGAAATCTTTCCATGATTTACGCTTACATGAACATGAAGATATGTATATACAACTGAATTTTCCAAATGTACCACCAAGCGCACAATACTTAGCAGTTCTTGAAGAAAACCCTTATATGCCGGAAGCACTGATTGTCAGTGAAAAAGATCGTTTACTGGCAGAAGAGCTGCTTTCCAACAGCTTACTCGTATTCCAAGAAGAAAAATTACTCGCACAGATTGATGAAGCCCTCGACCAGGGAGATGAAGAACGCTTTTATGAATTGTCAAATTTGTTACAAGCTTTGAAGGAAACGGCTAATTTACGTTAG
- a CDS encoding DUF2487 family protein has product MYFNANDLTSFMAQKDFIDTAIVPLVSVDLTSERLKQSGTEADFLLSLTSFIEQQFKGRLLLMPPFSYSVTLKNEEMPKQLEAQLHNAGFKHVFFITCDHSWTNIGEEVNVIWLPAIPLESMDKGVKNSILEDQLRQVIPILSTKWAQI; this is encoded by the coding sequence ATGTATTTTAATGCAAACGATTTGACATCGTTTATGGCACAGAAGGATTTTATTGATACAGCAATTGTTCCACTCGTATCCGTCGATTTAACTTCTGAAAGATTGAAACAGAGTGGTACAGAAGCAGATTTTTTGTTATCACTCACATCATTTATCGAACAACAATTTAAAGGTCGCCTATTATTGATGCCACCATTTTCGTATAGTGTAACTTTAAAAAACGAAGAAATGCCAAAGCAATTAGAGGCGCAATTACATAATGCTGGTTTTAAGCATGTGTTCTTCATTACTTGTGACCATTCTTGGACAAATATTGGAGAGGAAGTAAATGTTATTTGGCTACCAGCGATTCCATTAGAAAGCATGGATAAAGGTGTGAAAAACTCTATTCTCGAAGATCAATTGCGACAAGTGATTCCGATACTTTCGACCAAATGGGCACAGATTTAA
- a CDS encoding ubiquinol-cytochrome c reductase iron-sulfur subunit: protein MSNNRVSRRQFLSYTLTGVGGFMAAGMLMPMLRFAIDPLLQKHDGGNFIKTEHKIADITDKPIKVDLKFEQVDAWYKSEVTNVAWVYKDGDQIIALSPVCKHLGCMVGWEQDSGHPNQFFCPCHAGRYEKNGKNVPGTPPTGPLDEYEVKEEDGYLSLGPTKANTLV from the coding sequence ATGAGTAATAATCGAGTTTCACGTCGTCAATTCCTAAGCTATACACTAACTGGTGTAGGTGGATTTATGGCGGCAGGTATGCTGATGCCAATGCTTCGCTTTGCAATTGACCCATTATTACAAAAGCATGATGGTGGGAATTTTATAAAGACAGAGCATAAAATCGCTGATATTACTGACAAACCAATTAAAGTTGACTTAAAATTTGAACAAGTTGACGCATGGTACAAATCAGAAGTAACAAACGTAGCTTGGGTTTACAAAGATGGCGATCAAATCATTGCATTATCTCCTGTTTGTAAGCATTTAGGATGTATGGTGGGCTGGGAGCAAGATTCAGGGCATCCAAATCAATTCTTCTGTCCTTGTCACGCTGGACGTTACGAGAAAAATGGTAAAAACGTACCAGGTACACCGCCTACAGGTCCGTTGGATGAATACGAAGTTAAAGAAGAAGATGGTTACTTATCGCTTGGTCCAACTAAAGCAAATACTCTAGTTTAG
- the qcrB gene encoding menaquinol-cytochrome c reductase cytochrome b subunit — MLNKIYDWVDERLDITPIWRDIADHEVPEHVNPAHHFSAFVYCFGGLTFFITVIQILSGMFLTMYYVPDVVNAWKSVYYLQNEVAFGEIVRGMHHWGASLVIVMMFLHTLRVFFTGSYKKPRELNWMVGVGIFGVMMGLGFTGYLLPWDMKALFATKVGIEIAASVPFIGEFIKILLAGDSTILGAQTLTRFFAIHVFFLPAVLFGLLAAHFIMIRRQGISGPL; from the coding sequence GTGCTAAATAAAATTTATGATTGGGTCGATGAACGCTTAGATATTACACCGATTTGGCGTGATATTGCCGACCACGAAGTGCCAGAGCACGTAAACCCTGCACACCATTTTTCAGCATTCGTTTACTGTTTCGGAGGATTAACTTTCTTCATCACAGTTATTCAAATACTATCTGGTATGTTCTTAACAATGTACTATGTACCAGACGTAGTGAATGCATGGAAATCAGTTTATTATTTACAAAACGAAGTAGCATTTGGTGAAATCGTACGCGGTATGCACCACTGGGGAGCTTCATTAGTAATCGTAATGATGTTCTTACATACTCTTCGTGTATTCTTTACAGGTTCTTATAAGAAACCTCGTGAATTAAACTGGATGGTTGGTGTAGGTATTTTTGGTGTAATGATGGGTCTTGGTTTTACAGGATACTTATTACCATGGGATATGAAAGCATTATTCGCTACAAAAGTAGGTATCGAAATTGCTGCATCTGTACCGTTTATCGGTGAGTTTATTAAAATCTTATTAGCGGGTGACTCAACTATTCTTGGAGCTCAAACGTTAACACGATTCTTTGCGATTCATGTATTCTTCTTACCTGCAGTATTGTTTGGGTTACTTGCAGCACACTTTATCATGATTCGTCGTCAAGGAATTTCAGGGCCGTTGTAA
- a CDS encoding menaquinol-cytochrome c reductase cytochrome b/c subunit — MHRGKGMKFVGDSRIKANHRMPNVPKDYSEYPGKTEAFWPNFLLKEWMVGAVFLIAYLLLTVAHPSPLEGPADPTRAYTPLPDWYFLFLYQLLKYSFASGPYQVIGTVVIPGLAFGALLLMPFLDKGPERRPSKRPLPTAFMLLTLAAMFYLTWESVVNHDWEAQKAMGAIVEEVEVDIDESLPGFKIWNGDTGEQAKSCIGCHAADLKGGPAAPALVGNKLTAEEVEDIIHNGRGKMPPGVFKGTDEEAKQLAEFIASLKAK, encoded by the coding sequence ATGCATCGCGGAAAAGGAATGAAATTTGTTGGTGATTCTCGTATTAAAGCAAATCACAGAATGCCGAACGTTCCAAAGGATTATTCCGAATATCCAGGTAAGACGGAAGCTTTCTGGCCGAACTTCTTACTAAAAGAATGGATGGTTGGTGCTGTATTTTTAATTGCTTATTTGTTATTAACAGTTGCTCATCCATCACCACTTGAAGGACCAGCTGATCCTACAAGAGCATACACGCCATTACCGGACTGGTATTTCTTATTCTTGTATCAATTATTAAAATATTCATTTGCTTCTGGTCCATACCAAGTCATTGGAACCGTTGTAATTCCAGGTCTTGCATTTGGAGCGCTATTATTAATGCCATTTTTAGACAAAGGTCCAGAACGCCGTCCATCTAAACGTCCGTTACCGACAGCGTTTATGTTATTAACTTTGGCTGCTATGTTCTACTTAACTTGGGAGTCAGTTGTTAACCATGACTGGGAAGCTCAAAAAGCTATGGGTGCAATTGTAGAAGAAGTTGAAGTTGATATTGATGAATCACTTCCAGGATTTAAAATTTGGAATGGTGACACTGGTGAACAAGCTAAATCTTGTATCGGCTGTCATGCTGCTGACTTAAAAGGTGGCCCAGCTGCTCCAGCATTAGTTGGTAATAAACTAACAGCTGAAGAAGTTGAAGATATTATCCATAATGGTCGCGGCAAAATGCCACCTGGCGTATTCAAGGGTACAGACGAAGAAGCCAAACAATTAGCTGAATTTATTGCGAGCTTAAAGGCTAAATAA
- a CDS encoding DUF1405 domain-containing protein yields the protein MQITRANIWYLLTHKSFLILLFIINLLGTIYGYYWYGGQLANTEPIFYIFVPDSPTASLFFCFVLLAWIMGKSWPLMEVLALVTLVKYGIWADVMNIWTLIETGSIGWQGWMLVGSHFAMAVQAILYIGKYVFSYWHVAVAAVWTLHNDVIDYVFGQMPMYRDLAEYTSYIGYFTFWLSIVCIFLAIFSIRWRKYLPN from the coding sequence ATGCAAATTACACGTGCAAACATCTGGTATCTCCTTACCCATAAGTCATTCTTAATATTATTATTCATTATCAATCTATTAGGAACTATTTACGGTTATTATTGGTATGGGGGTCAGCTTGCCAACACAGAGCCAATTTTTTATATTTTTGTGCCAGATAGTCCGACAGCCAGTTTATTCTTTTGCTTTGTATTGTTAGCTTGGATTATGGGCAAAAGTTGGCCGCTCATGGAAGTGCTAGCACTTGTTACACTAGTGAAGTATGGGATATGGGCTGATGTCATGAATATTTGGACACTGATTGAAACTGGATCGATCGGTTGGCAGGGATGGATGCTGGTAGGCTCGCATTTTGCGATGGCTGTCCAAGCAATCCTTTATATCGGTAAATATGTTTTTTCATATTGGCATGTTGCCGTGGCAGCGGTATGGACATTGCATAATGATGTGATTGATTATGTATTTGGACAAATGCCAATGTACCGTGATTTGGCAGAGTATACAAGCTATATTGGCTATTTTACTTTTTGGTTATCAATTGTATGCATTTTTCTAGCCATCTTCTCAATTAGGTGGCGCAAATATTTGCCGAATTAA
- a CDS encoding zinc metallopeptidase — translation MYIVYFAIIMLLPLYAQIKVKGTYNKFAKERTMKGQTGAEVARAILDANGLYDVRVVPTQGVLSDHYNPATKTVALSESNFYEASIAGAAVAAHEVGHAIQHKEAYSMLTLRSKLVPVANISSNMSWLFVMIGIFASSSNMLLLGIILLAAGVLFQLVTLPVEFDASKRALVQMNSLGIITNEEERPARKVLSAAALTYVAAAAVAVLELLRLVLIFTNMRNDD, via the coding sequence ATGTATATTGTTTATTTTGCAATTATTATGCTACTGCCACTTTATGCACAGATAAAAGTGAAGGGCACGTATAATAAGTTTGCAAAAGAACGTACAATGAAGGGACAAACAGGTGCAGAGGTAGCGCGTGCGATTTTAGATGCGAACGGTTTATATGATGTACGAGTTGTTCCAACGCAAGGTGTGTTGTCTGATCATTATAATCCGGCGACAAAAACAGTTGCACTATCGGAAAGTAACTTTTATGAGGCTAGTATTGCAGGTGCTGCAGTTGCTGCCCACGAGGTTGGCCATGCTATCCAGCATAAAGAAGCTTATTCAATGCTGACATTACGTAGCAAGCTAGTTCCAGTCGCAAATATTTCATCAAATATGTCATGGTTATTTGTAATGATTGGTATTTTTGCAAGTAGTTCGAATATGTTACTTCTAGGTATCATATTATTAGCAGCAGGTGTGCTTTTCCAATTAGTAACGTTACCAGTAGAATTTGATGCTTCAAAACGTGCGTTAGTGCAAATGAATTCATTGGGAATTATTACAAATGAAGAAGAGCGTCCAGCACGAAAAGTGTTAAGTGCTGCAGCATTAACATATGTTGCCGCAGCAGCAGTAGCAGTATTAGAATTATTACGTTTAGTATTAATCTTTACAAATATGCGCAATGACGACTAA
- a CDS encoding IS1182 family transposase, protein MLSKQETLALSPHMAIYDLVVPKDNMLRQMKELIDFTFVLEELETKYCLDNGRYAISPIRMFKYLLLKAIYDISDVDVVERSKYDMSFKYFLDMAPEEGVIEASSLTKFRRLRLQDVQLLDLLIHKTVELAIAQGVLKSKTLIVDATHTKARYQQKSPKEFLQEKSKQVRKAVYQFDETMKSKFPTKPTSQDIQKEVDYCHQVIQIIEENKAIAQIPSVQEKVNVLKEVIEDYELKINYSADPDARVGYKSKENPFFGYKTHLAMSDERLITAVVVTTGEKSDGNYLQELVEKSEQAGIEVNTILGDTAYSGKENLLYTKKKEIQLISRLHPVITNGQRKQESKFEFNKDADLYVCPAGHLAKSKSIKKRKNSTQNTQLKYFFDIEKCKVCPLKEGCYKEGAKTKSYSVSLLSNEHIEQEVFQETESFKQLAKERYKIEAKNSEIKNRHGYNQANATGLFGMQIQAAATLFVVNMKRILKLMNEKSKE, encoded by the coding sequence ATGCTTTCCAAACAAGAAACGCTTGCTCTTAGTCCTCATATGGCAATCTATGATTTAGTTGTGCCAAAAGATAATATGCTTCGTCAAATGAAGGAATTAATTGATTTTACTTTTGTTTTAGAGGAATTAGAGACTAAATATTGTCTAGATAATGGTCGTTACGCTATTTCACCTATTCGTATGTTCAAATATTTATTACTTAAGGCAATTTATGATATTTCTGATGTTGATGTAGTAGAACGTTCTAAATATGATATGTCCTTTAAATATTTTTTAGATATGGCACCAGAAGAAGGTGTTATTGAGGCAAGTTCTTTAACAAAATTCCGTCGATTACGTTTACAAGATGTCCAATTGTTAGATTTACTCATTCACAAAACCGTAGAACTAGCTATTGCACAGGGTGTTTTAAAAAGTAAAACATTGATTGTAGACGCAACACATACGAAGGCACGCTACCAACAGAAGTCCCCGAAAGAGTTTTTACAAGAGAAATCAAAACAGGTACGAAAAGCCGTGTATCAATTCGATGAAACAATGAAATCAAAATTTCCCACTAAACCGACTTCTCAAGATATCCAAAAAGAAGTGGACTATTGTCACCAAGTCATTCAAATAATAGAAGAAAATAAGGCTATTGCTCAAATACCAAGTGTACAAGAAAAAGTAAATGTCCTCAAAGAAGTTATTGAAGATTATGAGCTTAAAATAAATTACTCAGCTGATCCTGATGCACGTGTCGGTTATAAATCTAAAGAGAATCCTTTCTTTGGTTATAAAACACATTTGGCAATGAGTGATGAAAGACTTATAACAGCAGTAGTTGTAACAACAGGTGAAAAAAGTGACGGGAATTATTTACAAGAGCTAGTAGAGAAGAGTGAGCAAGCAGGCATAGAAGTGAACACCATTCTTGGAGATACAGCGTATTCTGGTAAAGAGAATTTATTATACACAAAAAAGAAAGAGATTCAACTCATTTCAAGGCTACATCCTGTTATTACGAACGGTCAACGGAAGCAAGAAAGTAAGTTTGAGTTTAATAAAGATGCCGATTTATATGTGTGCCCTGCTGGACATTTAGCAAAGAGTAAAAGTATTAAAAAGCGTAAGAATTCCACGCAAAATACACAATTAAAATATTTCTTTGATATAGAAAAATGTAAAGTTTGTCCTTTAAAAGAAGGGTGTTATAAAGAAGGAGCGAAAACAAAAAGTTATTCAGTTTCTCTTCTGTCAAATGAACACATAGAACAAGAAGTGTTTCAGGAAACGGAATCCTTTAAACAATTGGCAAAAGAACGCTATAAAATCGAAGCAAAGAATAGTGAAATAAAAAACAGACACGGGTATAATCAAGCAAACGCCACGGGTCTATTTGGTATGCAAATACAAGCAGCCGCAACGCTATTTGTCGTGAATATGAAGAGAATTTTAAAACTAATGAACGAAAAAAGCAAAGAATAA
- a CDS encoding YitT family protein, whose translation MLKQIKIRNIIAIMLGAAIFSFGFVHFNMQNQLGEGGLSGITLILYFTLGWDPALLNLLLNIPMFIIGYRLLGKKSFIYTLVGTLSVSVFLKVFQKYQFTIHLEDDMLLVALFAGVFVGLGLGIVFRFGGTTGGVDILARLGHKYFGWSMGKTMFSFDAIVIILSWLTFLDARSMMYTLVAVFVGARVIDFVQEGAYAARGALIVSEKSSTIAEMIALRMERGITILEGHGHFTKQQKEVIYCVIGHNEVVRLKSIVHEIDPHAFVSIIEVRDVAGEGFTLDDQKQPLH comes from the coding sequence ATGCTAAAACAGATCAAAATCCGTAATATCATCGCAATAATGCTCGGAGCGGCCATTTTTAGCTTCGGATTTGTCCACTTCAACATGCAAAATCAGCTTGGTGAAGGTGGCTTAAGTGGGATTACACTCATACTCTATTTTACACTAGGCTGGGACCCTGCATTACTGAATTTATTATTGAATATTCCAATGTTTATTATTGGTTATCGTTTACTTGGGAAAAAATCATTTATTTATACGCTTGTTGGAACTTTATCTGTTTCAGTTTTCCTTAAAGTTTTCCAAAAATATCAATTTACTATTCATTTAGAGGACGATATGTTACTCGTTGCTCTTTTTGCTGGGGTTTTTGTTGGACTTGGGCTCGGTATCGTTTTTCGCTTCGGTGGTACAACTGGCGGTGTAGATATTTTGGCACGCCTTGGGCATAAATATTTTGGCTGGAGTATGGGTAAAACGATGTTCAGCTTTGACGCTATCGTCATTATCTTATCATGGCTAACGTTTTTAGATGCACGCTCTATGATGTATACCCTCGTTGCGGTATTTGTGGGCGCGCGCGTCATTGATTTTGTTCAAGAAGGAGCATATGCAGCACGTGGAGCACTTATTGTATCCGAAAAATCTAGCACCATTGCTGAGATGATTGCATTACGAATGGAACGTGGTATCACTATACTAGAAGGTCATGGCCATTTCACAAAGCAACAAAAAGAAGTTATTTATTGTGTCATTGGTCACAATGAGGTTGTGCGCTTAAAATCTATTGTTCATGAGATTGATCCACACGCTTTCGTATCTATCATAGAAGTACGAGATGTTGCAGGAGAAGGCTTCACGCTTGACGACCAAAAACAACCGCTCCATTAA
- a CDS encoding nucleotide pyrophosphohydrolase translates to MTEQVTMQALQQRVDDYIGQFKEGYFPPFELLARLTEELGELSREVQDVYGQKKKKSTEEANSIEEELGDFFFVLVCFANAQGIKLDEALLRVIHKFETRDQGRWTRKDEE, encoded by the coding sequence ATGACTGAACAAGTGACAATGCAAGCTTTACAGCAGCGTGTTGATGATTATATTGGACAATTTAAGGAAGGCTATTTCCCGCCATTTGAGTTACTGGCACGTTTAACTGAAGAGCTTGGTGAATTATCTCGCGAAGTGCAGGATGTTTACGGACAAAAGAAGAAAAAGAGCACAGAGGAAGCGAATAGCATTGAAGAAGAATTAGGTGACTTTTTCTTTGTTTTAGTCTGCTTTGCAAATGCACAGGGCATTAAATTAGATGAAGCACTTTTACGTGTCATACATAAATTTGAAACAAGGGATCAAGGTCGTTGGACTAGAAAGGATGAAGAATAA
- the dapB gene encoding 4-hydroxy-tetrahydrodipicolinate reductase, with translation MSIRVAIAGPRGKMGAEAVHTVMKHDKMELVAVLDYKEVGKTLADLEMFPASYTVPIFTDMHDLVEATAPDVLVDLTSPHAVYKHTKEALNLNVRPVIGTTGFTDAQLKELSTIAKEKELGCIIAPNFAIGAILMMKFAKEAAKYLPDVEIIEMHHDQKLDAPSGTAVKTAQLIQEVRATKLQGHPEEKETIEGARGAEFDGMRIHSVRLPGLVAHQQVLFGGDGQLLTIRHDSLNRNSFMSGVAFCVEEVMKMDQLVYGLENII, from the coding sequence ATGTCGATTCGTGTAGCAATAGCAGGACCTAGAGGTAAGATGGGAGCTGAAGCTGTACATACTGTCATGAAACATGACAAAATGGAGTTAGTAGCTGTATTAGATTATAAGGAAGTAGGAAAAACACTAGCTGATTTAGAAATGTTTCCAGCAAGTTATACAGTACCGATTTTTACAGATATGCATGACCTTGTAGAGGCAACCGCACCAGACGTATTAGTAGATTTAACAAGCCCGCATGCAGTTTACAAACATACTAAAGAGGCCTTGAATTTAAATGTACGACCTGTAATTGGTACAACAGGCTTCACAGATGCACAACTTAAGGAGTTATCAACAATTGCTAAAGAAAAAGAGCTGGGCTGCATTATTGCACCAAACTTTGCAATTGGGGCAATTCTAATGATGAAATTTGCCAAGGAAGCAGCAAAATATTTACCTGATGTTGAAATTATTGAAATGCACCACGATCAAAAATTAGATGCGCCATCAGGAACAGCTGTTAAAACGGCACAATTGATTCAAGAAGTGCGAGCAACCAAATTGCAAGGACATCCAGAGGAAAAAGAAACTATTGAGGGTGCAAGAGGGGCAGAATTTGATGGCATGCGCATTCACTCTGTTCGCTTACCTGGTTTAGTGGCACACCAGCAAGTGTTATTTGGTGGCGATGGGCAGCTATTAACAATTCGTCATGATTCATTAAATCGTAATTCATTTATGTCCGGAGTAGCTTTCTGCGTAGAAGAGGTCATGAAAATGGATCAACTAGTATATGGTTTAGAAAACATCATCTAA